The Terriglobia bacterium genome contains the following window.
AAGGTGTCCGAGCACTACCGGCTGGAAGTCCGTCAGTATGAAAACGTGGAGAGGATTACAGGCGCCGACGGCAGGTTTGTCATTCAGACCGTCGATCGCACTTCCTCCGCGCGCCAATACGCCGCGCGCAAAATCGTAATTGCGACGGGTTTTTACGATCTGCCGAATATGATGGGTATCCCGGGTGAAGATCTTCCGAAGGTCCATCACTATTATGGCGAGCCGCATCCCTACTTCGATGCAGACGTGGCCGTCATCGGCGCCAAAAACTCGGCCGCCATTGCCGCGCTCGAACTGTGGCGTCACGGAGCCCGGGTGACGCTCGTGCATCGGGGACCGGTCATCCATCAGAACGTGAAGTACTGGATCAAGCCGGACATCGAGAACCGTATCAAGAACGGGGAAGTGACCGCGCACTTCAACACCATCGTGAGGGAAATCACGCCCACCACGATCGTTCTGGATACGCCGGAGGGCGAACTGACGCTCAAGAACGATTTCGTCCTGGCGCTCACCGGCTATCATCCGGACCTCGACTTCCTCCGCCAGACCGGCATCGAGATCGGCCCGCCGCCGGATTGCCGCCCTTCG
Protein-coding sequences here:
- a CDS encoding YpdA family putative bacillithiol disulfide reductase — encoded protein: MTESFDVVVIGAGPTGLACAIEAQKAGFRAINVDKGCLVNSLYNYPANMIFFTTPELLEIGDIPFTTAHQKPTRSEALEYYRKVSEHYRLEVRQYENVERITGADGRFVIQTVDRTSSARQYAARKIVIATGFYDLPNMMGIPGEDLPKVHHYYGEPHPYFDADVAVIGAKNSAAIAALELWRHGARVTLVHRGPVIHQNVKYWIKPDIENRIKNGEVTAHFNTIVREITPTTIVLDTPEGELTLKNDFVLALTGYHPDLDFLRQTGIEIGPPPDCRPSVNAETLETNIPGIYLGGVVVAGNRTAEIFIENGRFHGREIAADLKRKLGGADGSVEVSRERKSRQTLQSAE